CACAGTTCTCGGTACTCAGTCGGGCTAGGACTCCTGGGAATTCTGTAATGTGAGCTGCCTTCCACACGATCAAGAAACTCTGCTTCAAACTTCATTCACCCATCTCGAAGAACACTGTGCCCATTCTTTAGTCCAGGTTCATTTTCTatcatttttactttgattCATTCCCTTTTCCCTTCACTGATAACCTCTTTTTAGGCTGCCAACTTCGTTCGCGGGCTTTCCTGGAAGTGTGCTGGGTTTCGTCGAAACTAGATTATAACAAAGCGAAGGAATCGCGAAGCAGAATCTCTAAGACCTCAGCTCGCGAGTAGGATCTTGAAAATCAACGAGCCGCTTTGGAAGCTCGTAATAAAGAGTTGGAAGAAGAATTGGTCTCTGAGGTGGCTAAGGCGATGGAGGCAGGGAAGGAAGAGGGCTTTTCTGCTGGTCATGCTGCTGGGAAGGTCGCAGGAGCAATTGAAGGCCGGGATAATTATCTCAAGTCAAATGACTTTTCTGCTCGCATCAAAGAAGCTCGTATCCAAGATGCCCGCGACTTCATGAAAGCTCCTACCTTTGAATCTGCCTTGGAGATTAAAGCTGCAGATTATCTGATGCAAGGATTTGATAGATGTAAGAGGCAGGTGACTACTTTAGGAGGATTTGCTCCGGGTTTTGACGTGTCACAATTAGACCCTAGTCTCGATGGCAGGTTCCAGCCATTTGCCGATGAAGAAGTTCCTTTGCCTACTGAAGATGAGTTCGCGACCCTCCTAGATAAGATCGAAGAGGATTGATGACTTATAATTGTGTTTTGAACTCAtggttgtaatattttttatggtattCATGTTTTCTGTCTTGTATGTGCTACTTGAGTTTTGCCTTACCCAAGGAATTTCTTGATCACttagtctttttcagattcgTACATAATCACCCCTTTTTAgtttatctttttcagattgtgCTAATAGtgctttaatatttataagttaccacaaaacaaatttttttcagaCTACCTATCTCGTCCTTCTGAAGCTGGAGCTTTTTCAGATCACTATTATTTCGACCTTTTACAGGTTTAACAGGGGGATCTTTTTCGGATCGTTTACATTGTTGCGACCTTTTTTAGgttctcaaaaattaaaactaggatctttttcagattgttTGTATTATTGCGACCTTTTTCACGGTCTCAAGCATAAGACTTCCTAAGATTGTGTATATTCCACGGTCGGGGGAGGACCTGTCCATTTGCGTCTTAGAGTTTGTATGATCCCTTTCTTCTTATCTCGATTACTTTATACGGTCCTTCCCATGCCGGGTCCAATTTTCCCACATGTTTTGAAACCTCGACCTTTTTTAGGACTAGATTGCCAACCTGTAATTCCCTTGGCCTCAGTTTCTTATTGTAATTCTTTCTGATCAATCCCATGTGATGGAGTATTTTTGCATACGCTGCGTCTCTTTTTTCCTCCACCATGGTGAGATCGAATGGTCCTTCTTCCTCGTTGGTCATCGCATCGTAGCTCGCTATCGTCTGAGTCTCTTCACTAATTTCTGCAGGAATGACAACTTCAGAACCAGAAATGAAACAAAAGGGGGTTTCACTTGGAGCGGTTCGTGTGGTCGTTCGATAAGCCCATAATACTCCTGGGAACTCCTCGTCCCACGACCCTTTGGACTTTATCCTGGTTTTTAGGTGTTGGAAGATGGTTTTGTTCCTCACTTCTGTCTGTCCATTCGCTTGAGGATGGTCGAccgatttgaaatttttttgaattttttaattccttcAGCCAAGTAGTAATTTGCTTGCCTTGGAATTGTATACCATTATCTGATATTAGGATCCTTGGCACTCCAAATCTGCAGactatatttttccaaatgaagTTGATCTCCTTTTCAGATATTTTTGACACAGCTTCTGCTTCGACCCattggagaaaaaatattcaatcgTGACCACTATGTACTTCTTCTAAGCTTTGGCTGGGGGGAATGGCCCTAAAATGTCAATTCCCCATTGGTCGAATGGCCATGCGATTTGTATCAGTTTCATCGGAGTAGCTGGTACATGCGTCTGTAAGGCATATCTTTGACAGCTTTCACATTTTGGAACTAACTCTTTAGCATCTTTCATCATGGTAGGCCAAAAATACCCCTGCCTTGCAAACTTTTGTGCTAGCGATCTAGCACCAGAATGATTGCCACAGCTCACTTCATGAATCTCCCTCATCACATATTTTGCTCGGTCGTCATCTAGGCATTTCAACAATGGTCTTTCTATGGATCATTTGTACAGATCGGATCCGATCACCACAAATTTGAGTGCCCTGAATTTTAATCTCCTAGCTTGTATTGGGTCTTTAGGTAGCAATCCTTCTTTAAGACAGCGCACGATTTCATCCTTCCACGGATATGCTGGTTCAACTGTTTTGATCTCCAACGGTTCTGAGATCGTTGGCCGATCCTTTATGATGACTGTAATTTTTCGATCTTTTATTCATGATAAGAGAGCTCCGAATTTCGAAAGTGAATCAGCTTTATCATTCTCGCATCTCGGAATTTGTTGGATCtagcatttttttaatttttccatcatGGATTTTGCCCTTCTGTAATACATCATCATagatttctctttcttttattaagtACCCTCGATCTGCATTGCCACTAGCTGTGAATCTGTATATACTTCCAACATTTCCACTCCAGCATCATGGGCCAACTATAGCCCCAATATCAGGGCCTCATACTCAGCCTCTTTATTAGTCGTCGAGAAGGATAACCTCGCAGCGACCTCTATCTCAATTCCCTTTGACCCTTGAAGCAAGGTTCCCGCCCCTCCATTATTAGCGTTTGATGAACCATCCACGTGTAACATCCATGTTTCGATCTCCAGAGTTGGTTCGTTCTTTGAGGCCTGGTCTCCTGCTAgtttcattataaaatttgcCAAAATTTGTCCTTTTTCTGCCGTCCTCCCCTGGTATTCAATATCGTATTCGTTGAGCTCGACCGTCCATTTAACTAATCTCCCAAAGGCTTCTGGTCGCGACAGTATGCTTTTGAGCGATTGATTTGTTAATACTACGACCTTGTGAGATTGGAAGTAGGGTCGTAATCTTCGAACAGTTACTACTAGGGCCAAGACAAATTTCTCGATCACAATATATCTATGTTCAACACCTTGCAACATCTTGCTGATGTAATAAATTGGGTTCTGGATCCTCTTCTCCTCTCTCACCAACACTAAACTTACCGCATTTTCTGACACTGCTAAGTGCAGATACAATATATCGCCTTCCCTTGGGTTCGCTAGCAAAGGTGGCGACCTCAAGTAATCTTTAAGCTCTTGGAATGCTCGTTCACATTTCTCCGCATTTAAACACTTTtgcttttctcaaaattttaaagaaatgcaAATTCCTATCTGCTGAGAAATAAATCGATTAAGTGAAGCGATCTTACCAGTCAGTTTTTGGACGTCTTTAACTGAGGTCGGTGATTTCAGCTGCAGGATCGCCTCAATATTTTCCGGGTTAGCTTCTATTCCTTGGTTGCTCACCATGTATCGCAGGAACTTGCTGCCTCCGACGCTGAATGTGCACTTCGTTGGGTTGAGTTTCATCCCATATGCTCTCATAATGGCGAAGGTTGCCTTTGGTGTGATAAGTGGGTTTTTGGTCGCTGACTTTTGGCCAGCATGTCATCCACGTAGACGTCCATTGTTTTTCCAATTTGGTCTTTAAGCATCTTGTTCACCAGCCTAGCTAGGTGGCACCTGTATTTTTAGTGCAAAAGGTATTACATTGTAGCAAAAAATACCTTGCTCGGttacaaatgatgttttaCTGCAATCTTTCTTTGCCATCGATATCTGATGATAACCCTGGTATACATCCATCATTGAGAAGAGTTCGTAGCCTGCTGTCGAATCCACTAACAAATCAATATAGGTCCTTCGAGCATACTTTGTTTAAGTCGGTAAAACTAGTGCACATTCTCCATTTTCCGGAAGACTTAGGTACTACCACCACATTTGATAGCCAATCCGTATATTggatttgtgaaatatatCCTGCTTTTAACAACTTTTCGATCTCGTCGTTGATAATGCAATTCTTTTCCAACTCGAACGTTCTTTTTCTCTGCTGCACTGGTCGTATGGTCGGGTCGACATTGAGCATGTGGACTATTACTTCAGGACTTATCCCTCTAAAATCTGAAGGGCTCCATGCGAACATGTCCGCATTACTACGAAGGAATGCTATCATCATCATTTCCAGTCCTTTTTCCATTCTCGACCCAATTTTAGTCATGTGAGTAGTATCTCCTTGTAGAAATTCAATCTCTCTATGTTCCTCGATCAGCTCTATCCTCTCCATTCTATATTCCCATCCATTCTCGTTGGGTTCGGAGaatttcctctttcttttgaCATTATCTCCTCTTTTTAAGGATAGGTTATAACATCTCTTGGCCTCTGCCTAGTTGCACATTACCTCACCCACTCCATTTGGAGTTGGAAACTTCATTTTGAGATGATAAGTGGACACTATCGCCCTGAAAGAATTAAGGCCAGGTCTACCCAATATAACATTATATGCAAACGAGGTATCAACAACcaaaaattttaccattagCTTCTTTCTCCTTGGTTCCTCACCTATAGAGACTGGAAGTTCGATCGTCCCCAAAGATTCGACTTCGCTCCCACCAAATCCGACCAAGGGAGCCTTTATTGGTGCCAGACTTGTGTTGTCTATCCCTATCTTTACTAATACCTCCATCAAGATGATGTCTGCTGAGCTGCCATTGTTAACCAGCACCTTATGGATAGTGAAGTTGGCGATATCCATTTTGATAACCATAGGATCGTTGTCTTCTCCTATCCTTTCTCTTGCATCAAGAGCTCCGAAGGTAATTTTCGGTTCAGGTGCCACATTCAAGATTTGTCTATTTTCGAGCGAACACCTCTTTCTTTCGACCTTTTCCTCGATCTCCTCGAATACCCATCTGCGGAGCCTCCTACTATTGGTATGGATGATGCCTTTCACCTGCAGATCTCTCCTTACCTCGCCTCCAGGTCCTCTTTTCGGACACCTAGATCTGGTACAACGATCTCCCCTACTATGGTTCCTAGTTACTTGATTTCTAAAATAGCCTTGGCGCACCAGCCTCTCGATCTCATTTTTGAGCTGATAACAGTCTTCCGTGCCGTGACCCTTCTCCTTGTGGAAACGACAATACttgttagaatatttttttgcaggTGTAAACCTCGTGTGCTTAGGCCATTTTAAGACATCCTCTTTCTCCACCATCAGTAATGCTTTTGCTCGCATCGTATATAATGGAGTGTACTTTGTGTTGGTAAGGCAGTTCCTTGCCCCTGTCGTGTTTTGGCCGTTTATGCTCTTCTTTGTAATAGCGACCTAGATCTCTTCCTCGTTCGACATTAATTTTCCACTCTTCGTCTTTCATTGcgttcatctcttcttcatcttTGTATTTCTACGTCAGGTTTCATCAATTGTTCTATGCCTGTTGGTGGGTCTCTTACTAATGCAGACGCAAGGGGTCCCTTCTTCAAACTGTGAATGAGGATGTTGACCATCATGTCTATCCTCAAATCTTGCACCTCCACGGTCTCGTTACTAAACCTCCCCAAAAAGTTTTTTAAAGTCTCATTGTCATGTTGCCTCATGTTGAACAAGTGCGTGACAAATTACTTTTGCTTCCTCTTACTGGCGAAGTGAAAAGTAAACTTTTGCATTAGCTGTTCATGGGATTCGATACTACCAGGTGGTAGGTTGGTAAACCACTCTTGAGCTTTACTTGGCAAAGTTGTGACCAGCTCACCATCTCCGTCACTGAAAGGTGAGTTCCGATGCTGAGCGACCAGTTTGCCTCGTTTCTTGAGCTTGTCTATCTGTTTGCCCAGCTGGGCAATTTATTTGGACACGTTATCAACTTCTGCTCGTGAAATGGCGGGTCCCTAAGACGGCTTTTGTCTCGACTGCTCAATCCAAGCTCAAAGGGTGGGCGTCGACTTTTATCCGCTGCCCTTCCACTTGCTCTTGGCATCTTCTCCTGGGCTCCCTctccaaataattttcttttggtggCTTCTTTATTTATGCGGGTGGTGGTTCTACGTTCGTAGGCTACGATCACATTTCGTCCTGCTTCCTCGATCATTTGTTGAAGCTCCATCCACGTTAATTGAATAATACTTTCCGCAGTTCCCATCGTCATTTATAATCCTGCTATATTCCCTCTTAAATCTCCTTCCATGTTTCTCAGGCTATATGAGAACTCgattcccacagacggcgccaattGATCCGCCTCGAAGAATATTAAATTCGAACTCGAGCGTTATCTTCCAATATGTGGGAGCTGTCGCAACGAACCAATAGTACTTGAGAACCACAAAAGATCGTTAGGCTAGTCGGGTTCGTCCCCGACGACGACACTCCGATGCCTAAGTCAAACTTTGATATAGAGAATATAGATAATTGGTTTCTAAGAACAGAATCACGTTACCTTGTTAATGACTTCATTTCTCTCATTTATAAGAAAACTGCATTTATGGTAAGTGCTCGTTTATGGGGTTATATGCAGTGTCAATCAATTTCCCATTGATCATGCTCATAGATCGCACGCCATTTAATCCTCCTAGATTAAAGCAGCATATCTTATCTAAAGATCTTATCTGGAGGATACTTGCCATAATGAAATGCTTATTGACCGAAATACCCACTTTACTCTTAAGAATGggtaattttatgttttcatatttttccgTTATcaccaactattacaaaaatttgactacgaaactccttaagaTTATTACAGGCCAATATACaacttaaatgataataacaaatgaaagaaataatgaaataattaaatgaacaaTATAGTGATTAACAGGCTAAGAGTAGCCAAATCCAATATCTCGATAAAGGAATACGGTCACAAGGCACCATTTCCATAATGAACCGACTCCCGGTAACTCCACTAACCAAGAACCCGTGCACAACTCTGATCACTCACATCTCAGTATCACACGGTCACAAAGACCCCAACTcaatatttcacaaataacTTTGGTGAATGATGAAGGAGATAAACAGCTTGATTCATGTTTTAGCCGAAAGAGAGAATCCCCTATTTAAAGCGGTGAAAACTGTGGTAGAGAAGGAAAACCTTGGTGGCTTTCCTGTGTCCATGGCTCCCGgaaaagagaaggaagaaaatcaCAGAGAGGATTTGGAGAGGAAAGGAAGTACACGGCGCagaaaaaatagagaagaggGAAAGTGAGATTTAGGGTTACCGATATGATATAAGTAGTTAGATAGGATGGGTCGGGTTACCGGGTCGGTTGTGGGCTACCAAGTGGGTCAGGTAATTGATCTGCCAAGGTCGGCCTTTTAATAAGTCATTGGGctacaaattataacaagtAAGGATTACATCATTTATAGATCGTATTAAATGTATCGACAAGTTTTTAACTAGCTGCAAATCAGATTAAATATGTTTCTTGTAGATCATACTAATCGCACGGACATGAGttttaattggtataaataGGATTGCGTATATATTTCGTtgatcaaagcattgaatatttcttgctttcatactaattgtaccgccatgaattttaactcagtATATCAgtaggattacataattttgttgatcatactaattgttcatatgcaagaaggtacatatatattttattagtaaaaacaTCACATTATGCTCGTAAAATAAATGCACGGACATTGGTTTTAGACTGGATCAACATAATAACTTCTTTGGTACACCACAGTAATTGGACGTAGACGATTTTTCACTTgatgatcataataaatacacggaacatgaatttttatttggtataAGTACGTTCGCACAAGactatattatactttattgatacaaacatcattaatacattcacatttataattaagttaatttgcAACTATTCTTCATCGTATTAATTGTACTGACATGagctttaaattgatatta
This is a stretch of genomic DNA from Sesamum indicum cultivar Zhongzhi No. 13 unplaced genomic scaffold, S_indicum_v1.0 scaffold00382, whole genome shotgun sequence. It encodes these proteins:
- the LOC105180178 gene encoding uncharacterized protein LOC105180178, yielding MRAKALLMVEKEDVLKWPKHTRFTPAKKYSNKYCRFHKEKGHGTEDCYQLKNEIERLVRQGYFRNQVTRNHSRGDRCTRSRCPKRGPGGEVRRDLQVKGIIHTNSRRLRRWVFEEIEEKVERKRCSLENRQILNVAPEPKITFGALDARERIGEDNDPMVIKMDIANFTIHKVLVNNGSSADIILMEVLVKIGIDNTSLAPIKAPLVGFGGSEVESLGTIELPVSIGEEPRRKKLMVKFLVVDTSFAYNVILGRPGLNSFRAIVSTYHLKMKFPTPNGVGEVMCN